TCCACGCTTGGCTCGTACAAAGTCTTGGAATAACGAAAACTTCGATTCACATTGATTGTTTTGCCCAAGTCTCACAACAATATGATTGATATTCTTGTATAGTATCTTCACTGCACCATATGCACCAAGTCCATCTGTAATTAGTTCGATTGTTCTTTCGTTGTTACCAAAGAACTTCTCTAACAATATCTTCACTTGACCCATATCGCGATATTTGGATACATGCCAAGCAACAATAAGATTCGAATCGTGCTCAACTAAGAACCAAACGTAGTACTTTTTGGATTTAAACAAAACGACAGTTTCATCACCATGGACTTTGAAAGCATCTACAGGAACGAGGATGGAAAAGAAACAAGACAACTTAAGGATCCACTTGTAGATAGCGACATGAGAGACTTTGATATTAAGTGAGTCTCTGATGGAACGCAAGGACACAGCTTTGAAATAAAGGACGAAGGCTTTAAGGACAATAAAGATAGGGAAACGGAAGAACTTGAAAGAGTCGAAAGGAAGAGGGACAAATTGAGGTAAGTTAGTTGGGATTTCGTCTCTGGTATGGCAAGAACGGCAACGGAACTTAACGAAGGCTTTTTTGATTTTGTGGATTTGCATAGTTTTTCCACAGACAGGGCATTTAGGATAAGGGAAAGAGAAGAGCTTGTGTTTTTTTGAATGAACAAGTCTGAAAGTGCGCTTACAGTCTTTGCAAAAGTATTGTTGGTTACCGTACTTATCATGACCGTTTTTGTAGATGTTGGTAGAGCCGCATTTGGGGCAAGAGACTACAGAATTTTGCATAGTGGAGTACCTCCTTTTTGTGAGAATTGATGGTGGGGGGTGTTCCACTAATAAGAAGATAATACGGTTTTTGGAAATTTTCAATACTTTTAGTTAACAGCATCGTTCATATAAAGGGGGGAGCATTATGATAAAAAATCAATGGTACGTTGTAATGTCTTCACGTGAGATAAGAAAAGGGCAATTAGTTGGTGTTACAAGATTTGGCGAGAAGCTCGCATTTTGGAGAGATAACAAAGGTGCTGTACACTGCATATCGGATATTTGTTGCCATAGAGGAGCTTCTATATCGCATGGTAAGTTACTTCACAACGGACACGTTGCGATGTGCCCGTTTCACGGTTTTGAGTACGACCCAACAGGCAAAGTGGTCGCTATCCCCGCAAACGGTAGAAAAACCCCTGTTCCTGAGAATTTCAAAGTAAAGTCTTACAGAGTGCATGAGACGGCAGACTTTATTTGGCTATGGTACGGCGATGATGAACCAAAAACTTTTCCAAAGTATTTCGATGATATAAGCGATGATTTATCATACAGTGAATTTAGTGAAGTATGGAACGTGCACTATAGTAGAGCTATTGAAAACCAGTTGGACCCTATCCACGTACCTTTTGTACACTACAATACCATTGGAAAAGGAAACAGAACTGTTGCAGATGGCCCCATTGTTAGGTGGATTGATGATACGATGTTTTATTTCTATGTCTTTAACAGAGTAGACGATGGGACACCGGCCAAAAGACCCGATGAACTTAAGATAAGCGATGCAAGTAAAGTCTACTTAGAGTTCAAGTTTCCTAATATTTGGCAAAATCACATTGACGAAAAGCTACGAGTGACCGCAGCATTTGTGCCGATAGATGATGAACATACCAAAATTTACCTTAGATTCTACGTTGGATTCACCAAGGTAAAGTTTCTTGATAAACTCATCGCCATCTTAGGAACACCGTTTAATAAAAAGGTGTTACACCAAGACAAAGCCGTTGTTGAAACTCAAATACCAAAGAGGTCTGAACTCAGGATGTCGGAAAACCTCATCAACGGAGACCTGCCGATAATTGAATATAGAAAGAAGAGAGAAGAACTGAAAAAAATTAATAACGTTTAACCAGTAAAAAACTTTAGGAGTGATTGTATGTCTGAAGAAAGAAAACAGAAACTTGGTGCTCAAAATGATTCGGAATACGCGATAACCTCGTTGGAGCAACTAATACAACTGTGGACAAAAACATACAACCACGAAGGCAAGCCCGACTGGTCACACCTACTACCTTTTTACGATGAAAACATACACTTTAGAGACACTGTACAAGAGATACACGGAATAGAAGAATTTAAAGCCATGGTTGAACGCCTAACAAAGCGTTCTCAAGAGTTGCACATGAATATTCTGAACGCGGTTATGGAAGGTAACGTTATCTTCGTCGAATGGGATATGATAATTAACTTCAGAAAAACAAAGACGTCGGTGGTACACGGTGCAAGCAGGCTTATTCTGAACGAGAAAGGTAAGATAATAGACCAAAGAGATTACTACGACCTCTGGGGTGATATATTCGACAACATCCCTGGATTCGGAAAACTTTATAGGAAGTTCATGAAGAAGGTGTTTGGATGAGCAAAGAGTTTAACGGCTGTTCAGTAAGAAGGTATTGGCCGCAATACAGATGGTCAAATATATTTGAAATGATACGAAATATGTCGAGTCGGCCAAAAACTTGCAAGCAGCGATTTGACGACAAGCTCGTTGTAATTACCGGAGCTACTTCTGGTATTGGGTATGAAACAGCTAAAAAGTATGCAGCCAGCGGTGCACGTTTGATAACAATAAACCGAAATAAAGAAAAGTCGGAAAAACTGTGCCGAGAACTTGCTGAAAAATACAACACTGATTGTGAATACATTTTAACTGACCTCAGCAAGCTAAAGGATATCTTAAACGTTGCAGAAAAATTGAACTCTTTGAATTCTAATATCGACGTGTTAATTCACAACGCAGGTCTTTATCTTAACAAGAAAGTTTTAACTGAAGATGGGCTTGAGATGAACTTTGTTGTTCATTACCTTGCACCATTCATAATAAATTACTTACTAATGGAAAAGTTGAAGAGAGACAACTCCACCCGAATAATACTTGTCAGCTCCGAAGGATACAGATTTGCAGCCTGGGGGATATGCTTGGATGATTTGAATTGGGAGAAGAGAAAGTATTCTGGTTTAAAAGCTTACGGAACAGCCAAACTCGCTCAAATCTTGAGTATGCACATTTTTGCACAGATATTTAGTTCAGAGAAACTTAAAATCACCATAAACGCTATGCACCCGGGGTTTGTAAAAACCAACACGGGACAGGATAACGGACCAGTGTACAAGTTTTTCAAAAAGCATCTGCTTGATAGACTCTCCAGAGAACCAGCAGAATCAGCAGAAGCTCTTTATTATCTGGGAGTTTCCAAAGAAGTGAGTAATGTGAGTGATGAATTTTTTCACTACACCACCATCGAAGAACTCGCCCCACCTGCCAAAGACATGGAATTAGCTCAGATGCTTTGGGATAAGACTCTTCAGATAATAAAAGAAAAGTGTGGATTTTAGAGAGGTGAAAAAGATGCCTAAAAAACGAGAAAAAAAGGTGTTAGTAGTTGGTGGTGGAATAGCTGGTCTTACGGCAGGCGTATACCTTGCAAAGAAAGGCTACGATGTTAAGGTGATTGAGAAATACGAGAAATGTGGAGGGTTGGTCAACACCTTCGAATACGAAGGTTTTAAACTGGAAGGCGGTGCTCGCGCACTTGTAAATGCTGGTGTAATTATCCCTATGATTGAAGACCTTGGCTTGGACATAGAGATTTTAAGAAATCCAATCTCCGTAGGTGTCGAAGACAAGATAATGCGTGTTACTGACACCAGAAGCTTGGAAGAGTACGGACAACTTTTGAAACAGTTATACCCTCAAGCAGAAAAGGAAGTAGATGAGCTCATAAGAGTCGAGAAAGAGATACTTGAATACATGAAAATCCTTTACGGAGTCGACAATCCGCTGTTTTCTTTCAATAAAATAAAGGAAGAAGGTAAGTTACTCGAAATGATGCCAAGATACCTTCTTTGGTTTTTTAAATTCTTGAAGACCGTTAAGAAAATCAACGAATTAAACGACCCTGTGGAAGAATATATATCAAGATTTGTCAAAAATCCTTCGTTGAGGGATATTGTGATTCAGCACTTCTTCAGGGGAACTCCTTCATTCTTTGCATTAAGTTATTTCTATCTGTATCTCGATTACATATACCCAAAAGGTGGCGTGGGCACCTTTCCGCAAAAACTTGCCGAAAAAATTACTGAACTCGGAGGTCAAATCCTTACTAACACTGCAGTCACAAAAGTTATTCCGTCGAAAAATATAGTTATCGACGATAAAGGTAATTCACATGAATACGATGCAATGATATGGGCTACAGATCTTAAAACGTTCTACAAAATCCTCGATACAACAGCGCTATCAAATTCTTTGGTAAGTAAATTAGAAAAAGAAAAACAACGTGTACTAAAGGCCCGAGGTGCAGAGTCGGTACTAACTTTTTACTTAGGTGTAGATGAACCCGTCGAAACGTTCGCTAAAATCTCAACTGGACATTTCTTTTATACGCCTCTTAGACAAGGTCTTGGCGAACTTAATCGCTCAAAAGTTAAATACATAGTGAAAAACTACGAAAATCTGAGCAAAAAGAAAATACTAAATTGGCTCGAGGATTTTATCAAATTCAATACTTATGAAATATCGATCCCGGCGTTGCGAGACTTATCGATGGTACCCGAAAACAAGACCGGTTTGATCGTGAGTATGTTATTTGATTACGACGTTGTTAAGAAGATAAGGGACGATGGTTGGTACGAAGAATTCAAACAAAAAGCGGAGGAAATGATTATCGATAATCTCGCCAGCACGATATATCCATTCTTAAAAAACAAAATACTTTTCAAATTCACCTCGACGCCTTTGACAATTGAACGAATTTACGGAACTTCGGATGGCTCGATTGTAGGATGGTCTTTCGAGGATCCCATTCCCGTACCTTCCGGTATGTTCAGCATGAAATCAGCTATAAGAACACCGATTGACAACATATACAAAGCGGGAAAATGGGCATACGCACCAGCAGGTGTGCCAACTGCAATAATTACGGGGAAATTGGCAGCGGATGTGATAAAATAGACTTTTAGAAAGGCTTATCATCAAACCAAAAGGAGGGAAAGGTATGCTTGATATCTTCACGATTATTTTCCAGATATTTTGGATGGTTCTCATATTCTCCTCATTTGCACCACTCTTTAGAAATTTTTCTTTGCACTCTTCACGTGAGGCTATCATAAGACAGATTGAGCAAAAGAGGAAAAGCAGGGTCATAACACTCATCCACAGGCAAGAATCCCTAAGCTTCTTTGGATTTGGCATAAGAAAGTTCATCGATATCGAGGATTCAGAAGAAGTATTGAGAGCTATCAAAATGACGCCTGACGACATGGCTATCGATTTCATCATCCACACTCCGGGCGGGCTTGTGCTCGCAGCAGAGCAAATTGCCAACGCACTTAGAAAACACAAAGGAAAAGTTACCGTTTTTGTTCCACATTATGCGATGTCTGGAGGAACGTTGATAGCGCTTGCTGCCGATGAAATTGTTATGGATGAAAACGCCGTGCTTGGTCCTGTAGACCCGCAGTTGGGACAATATCCAGCAGCTTCCATTTTGTCGGTCCTTGAAAAGAAGAACATAAACGATATCGATGACCAGACTTTGATACTGGCTGATATCGCTCAGAAAGCGATGAAACAGATGAAGGAATACGTGACTGACCTATTAAAGGAAAAATACCCCGACAAAGCCGAAAAGCTCGCCGAAGACCTTGTAAGTGGAAAGTGGACGCACGATTATCCTATAACCGTAGAGAAAGCCAGAGAGCTTGGGATAAAGGTCTCCACTGATATGCCAAAGGAAATCTACGCACTTATGAGCCTTTACAAAAATCCAACCTCAGGAAAGCCATCGGTCAACTATGTTCCTATAAACTATAAGAACGAATAATTTAGAGTTTTCCAAAAAAAAACAGCGGCTTTTCGGCCGCTGTTTTTCATTGATTACCTGTTTCCAGCACAAAGGAAAGTAAAGGTACCGGAAATCCATGCGGTGAAGAATTGAGACCTATGTAGAATATATATTGCTGATTTTCATTAACTGGTTTAGTCATTTCAGAAAAAGGAACAAATATACCTGTTGATGGATACACTTTGAGACCTTGTACGTAGGTCTCAACAAAGAAGTGCGTATAAATTCCTGCTGACAATATACCTTCAGTCGAAGGATTCATCACTCCAACTGTAATTCCGCTGTTTCTTACATATAGCAGATTCCCGAACAGGAAAGCATTATCCGTAAACAATGTCGAGGCTAACGACATATCATAAGATGTCTTATCAATAGAACTTAACTTTGTTGCCAGTCTTCCTTCGAACGTGACATCGTTCGTTAGTGCCAGTCCCAAATAGCCATATCCATAAAGATTTGATAGCAGGTTATTCGAATTAAACAAATCTTCAATTTTGTCGTTGCTCAAAAGCATGAATAACTGCGCCTTATACGGAAAACCAAAAGCATACGAAGTAATTAGAGCGCCTAATCCAACATTGTTTTTTAACACTGTTGGCACATTCACCGTAAAAAGGCTGAACAAGGAATCAATAAGACCGATATTTTGGGTTTTGAAACTAAACGTTAGATAACCATACAAATCTGTAATTGGGCTGAGAGTAAATCCACCCAGTCTAAATACACCAGAAAGGTTGTAGTCGTTTGTTGGATAAAAATAACTTGCAAAAGTTTCATAGAAATCCTTTGACGTATACCAAGCTATATACTGTGAGTAATCCACACTGTAATCGTACTCTGACATTCTTAAATCAAATATTGGTGTTAAAATCAAGAAACTATCATTCTCAACGTTTCCAAAAGTAAAAATCATATATGCTCTGTGCACTTCTGCATCAGTCTCATAGCCGTACTCGTACATCGGTATCCAAGTCAACGGTTGCATCATTTTTTGAAGTCTGAACGTCAATTCTGAGCCATATTTGAACTGCTTTTCAGTAAATTCAAACTTGAACTCGCGCTTAACAAGTTCTGCAGAATCCTTGGAAACTTTAACCTTATATACACCTGTACCTGTGTTGAGCGAATATGGAATGTAACTGACGTAGTAAATATCTTCACCATCTATACAAAAATCGTACACGAGCATATCTTCACCGAGTTTGTACAGTTTACTTTCCAACAAATCATAGTAATACGGATTAACGTACTTTCCATCAACTCTTGTAAAAATCAGTCCATTATTCCAAAATCTAAGGTACGGTCCTTTCATTGCATCATCGTCAATTACTATTCTTTCTTTTGATAAGGTATCGTACACTATTATCTGATAATCGGACGTAAGGATTGCCAACTTACCATCTTTTGCATCCATGTAGGCAACGTACTTATCAAGCGTTATATCGAACCCTTCTGCCCGAATTGTCGTTTGCATTTTCCTTGTATCGTATCGAGCAGTATACAACTTGCCCTTATCAATTGCGAATGCAGAAATCTTACCTGTAGCAAGCAATTTGCCAGAAGAAATATCCCAGATTTGGTTTTCGTAGTTTCCAAAGCTTTCAGCCTTTGTCAATACGTAGGTTGTTTTATCGACGTACTTTATATCAACGGCTATCAAGTTTTTGCTCGACTGAATTTTTCCTTTTTTATCGATCACAATCAACCTTGGATTGACGGTACCGATATATGATGTTGCAGGTCCGTATTCATTTAGATAGACAGCCAATTTACCATCAACCAAATCGAGCTTATAAATCTTCGAATTTGGTGCTTTGTACACCAAACTTCCTTCCGTGTAATTCAACTTCATTAGAGATCTTATCCAGTCTGTATAAAGCTCATCAAACGGTTTTCCGAACACCTTTTCAAACACATCCTTGTACTTAGTGCCTACTTCAAAATCAGGAATAATTGTTGAGGTAAGCTCTATATATTTCTTAACCTTTTCTATTCCATAAGTATCAACAAGGTACTTGTAGAAGCCCGCCGTATAGTTGTAGTAAAGTTGCCCACCACGATAGTCATCCCAAGGCATCAATTCCTTGTAAGTAAATGATGGAAAGTTCTGTATAGAATAATAGTACAGTCCGTCAGATACGTACGGATTATTTAACCTGCCGGAGTTTTTCGAGAACGAGCTCTCAGCAAAAACTGTTGTACCTTCTACAAAAGGCCCATACAGCTGAGGTAGATATGGAAATCCTGTGAGTATACTGAAAATCTTAGTAAAAATATCCTGATATGTGAGATGAACCATGTGAGTAAACTCATGTATAATCAAGTAGGTATACCAATCTTCAAGCGGTAGTTCGAAGGCAATCCAACTTTCCGGTGGCCACATGTAGAGCGTTATCGTTCTGTGGAAAAGTGGCATCGTGTATCCGTTGCTTATCGTACCTTTGTCCTCCAAAACAATGGTAATCCTTCCAGGATCGTTTCCAATTAAATCGATTACCTGCTGCCTGATATTTTCGAATATCTTTCCAACGAGTTTGGCGTTCTCTTCATATCCTTCGGGATAAACAACGTCCGCATGTTCAAAGTGTAGAACTCCGGAAAACAGGTTTGAAGAAAAAATCAACAAAAGAAACACCCAAATTAAGAACGACCTATTCACCCAGTCCACCCCCCAAAACTTTGTTGAATGAATACAAACATCACTTCTTTCCTGTTAAGTATCCCACGACGATTTCTTGGAACTTAGGGAATCTTCCACTTTCGGTAACTTCACCACTCACTCTCACTAATATTTCATCCCCGACAATACCAATTATATCACCAGTACCAATGCTTTCACCTGCTCTAAAAACCCTGTGCTTTTCTTTGGCACTGTCAATCGAATCCGTATAAATTACCTTGCCCGCATTGATTATCGCAAATTCTGTAGCATATTCTTCCAATTCAAACATTTCGTGTGATGAAACAATGCAGCTTTTCCCACTGGAAGCGTACTCTTTAATGAGTCTCATCACCTCATACCTTACCGTTGGGTCAAGATGCTGGGTAGGTTCATCAAGTATCAGTAATTCAGCATTTGTTGATATGGCTAACACAACAAGAAAAAGCGTCTTCATTCCAATGGAATAAGTTTCCACGCGCTGCGAAAGGTCGAAATTGTACTTTGCAACGAGTCTATTAAACACTTCCCCATCCCATTGCGGATAAACCGAAGAGTACAACCTTTCATAATCGTATGCGGTGAAATTTCGGAAGACCTGTCTATCTTCAGAAACAGCAGCTATTTTTTGTTTCGTAACGGCGTTTATTTTCTCACCCATGAATTCAACAATTCCAGAGTCAGCATCGATAGCCTTAAGGATACACCTAATCGTCGTTGTTTTCCCAGCCCCGTTAGGACCTATAAGTGCAAAAATACTACCTTTCTTTACATCAAACGAAACATCTGCTAACACCTGCTTATTATTAAACCTCTTGCTGATTTTTCTCACAGAAAGCATAACTTCAGAATCACTCTTAAGACTATCCAGTTCAGTATTTAAATATTCCATAAATCACTCGCCCCCTTTCTTGGTAACAGAAAGATATCCAATGTACAGACAGATTGCGGCAAAAATTGCCGAAGCTAAAATACTTTCCTGTCTAATGGGACTGATGAGCCTGTAGGGATTGTATAAATGCTTCGTTGAATAACCGCCTATCGAACCAAGCACGACATCTACCAGAAGAATTAGGAACAAACTCCCCACTGGATCAAAAGATAAATAATTAACCAATACAAAAGAAAGTCCCAAGTAAGCACTGAGGAATATGAGTGAAGATAAAACATCTTTAAGAAACAGCGAAAGACTATCGTAAAAAGGCATACCAACAAGGCTTGTAATTACCGTTATTAACACCAGAAAACCAAACCCAAACCAGTAAACAAGTTCCTTCGTATACGGCAAGAATAACAATAGGTCTAAGCGTCTATTTTTAAGGTCTGAAAGGATTGCGAATAGTATCCCAAAGAAAAGCCCAACCAATTTCCACGAATTTCCAGGCAGTAACATTAGCACAAAAAAGATAAGCAAAGCTCCGAATTTTTCTTTAAACTGCTTGCGTAAGTACTCATTGAATAACGCCAAATAGTATTTGTCAAACATTCTTCCACACCTCCTCAATTATCGTCAAAAGCGTCAGCATATCAATTCCACTCTCTTTTACCTTTTTTATCACGTTGCAAAGTTCCGAAATAGCCTCTTTGTCTATCTTTAACTCTCCTGATATAAAGTATCCGACACCTTGTTCTGATTCAACTAATCTCTCGTATTTTAACCTTTCTAATGCTTTAAGGACCGTGTTGACATTTACATCGAATATCCTTTCCAAATCTCTCACCGCTGGTAACTGCATACCTAATTTCAGCTCTCCGAGAATTATTTTTGCTTTTATCTGATTAACTATTTGTAAATACGCAGGTACGCCGCTGTGTTTGTCGATCTTTCTAAAAGTTACATGGATACTCTCCAAACTTTCAAAGTTTTCCGATTTGCTCATTCTCTCACAACCTTCACACCAGAAGAATTTATCTGAATGTCGTTGTTTGAGCTATTCTTCACACGCAGCGTACCTCCGGTTCCATCAATCTCCAACCTCAAATCGCTTCCGGCAACAAAATCAATCTCACCTTTCACGCCAGTTGCCGATATATCCATAAAACCACAATCTCTAAGCCTTATGTTTAAATTAACACCTACGCTTTGGATGGTAATTCTCTCAGCTGCGAGTTCACCATCGATTTCCACACCAACTGAGTCTATATCTAATTCCTCTGCTGAGAGCCTTCCAGTTAAATTAACACCTGTACCATCGAGTTTGATCTTATCAGCGCTGAGCTCACCATTCATCGACATCCCAACCGTAGAAGCTTCAAACTTTTTCAAACGTTTCCCAAGACTTCCTGATACATCAAGTCTTACGGATGAAATATCAATCTTTTCAACATCTCTTCCACCTAATCTGACAACGTACGTAGATTTCTTGTCACCACCAGTTATCTCAAGAACATCTCCTTTCGGCCTTACCTTCAGCTCTGAAGGAACAACAATACCAGAGTCACCAACGAACTCCAATCGCAATCCGCCATCGATGTTTATAATCAATTCCTCTGGCTCTTCGTAACTTACACCCGGATTGTAAACTCTGCCTGATTGACTTGTAAGCACCTCTGTGAAATTCATTAACCTTCTCAAACCACTTTCACCGGTGGTTGCCAGATACTTAAAACTCTCAGCACTTGCCATAGGAATAAGAAAAAGCAGAACAGCAAGCACTATAAAACCCGTCATCTTGCCTGTGTAAGTCTTGATTATGTAGCCTACAACAACTATCGAAAAAAACGCAAAAACCACCTTAAGTGGTACGTATACTGTAAAAAACCCCAACACACTAAGAACAAGAAGTGCTATCACCAAGTAAAGAACCTTCACAAAATCCTTCATACCGCTACCTCCTTATCGTGCCATTATAATTGTCTTACTGTTATAGTTAAATAGAACATTCAAATTATACTCTTTTACCTCTATGAAATGTGTTTCTTTCCTGTAACTTTTACTGTGATATTATGTTTCCTTTGTGAATTACGATAAAATAACGTTAAGAACTCGGCTTCATCCGTTCACATTTAGTGATATTCAAAGCAAATAAAAAAAGCGGCTCTTTCGAGCCGCCTTTATTAGCTGTAGATTATTTTATTACTTCTTACCTTCTGCAAGCGTGTTCAAGTCAAGCTTAATTCCAGGTCCCATTGTAGAAGCGACAACTGCTTTCTTTATAAAGTTACCCTTCACACCTGCTGGTCTGAGTGCGAGTATCTGTTCGTAAGCAGATTTGATGTTTTCCTTGAGTTTTTCTGGATCGAATGAAGCCTTTCCAACTGGAATGTGGATGTTTCCTGTTTTGTCTGTTCTAACTTCAACTTTACCCTTTTTGAATTCTTGAACTGCCGCTGCAACATCATCTGTAACTGTTCCGGTTTTCGGGTTTGGCATCAAACCTCTTGGACCGAGGACTTTACCAAGCTTACCGATAACCTTCATCATATCTGGTGTTGCAATTGCAACGTCAAAATCAAAGAATCCTTCGTTGGCAATCTTATCGACAAGTTCTTCTCCACCAACGTAGTCTGCTCCAGCCTGCTTTGCCTCTTCCGCTTTTTCGCCTTTTGCGAAGACCAAAACTCTAACGGTTTTACCAGTTCCGTGTGGAAGGCTAATAGTACTTCTTATGTTCTGCTCACTTTTTCTGTAGTCGATGTTTGTCTTTACGTGGAATTCAACTGTTTCGTCAAATTTTGCTGTTGCGGTCTTCTTTGCCAGTTCCACTGCTTCATCAAGAGAATAAGCTTTTTCTCTATCAACAAGTTTCCTTATTTCATTGTATCTCTTGGAGTGCTTAGGCATATTCTAGCCTCCTCCCTTCCGCTTCAGTCTACGACTTCCAGACCCATGCTGCGAGCGGTTCCTTCGA
The DNA window shown above is from Fervidobacterium changbaicum and carries:
- a CDS encoding phytoene desaturase family protein, which codes for MPKKREKKVLVVGGGIAGLTAGVYLAKKGYDVKVIEKYEKCGGLVNTFEYEGFKLEGGARALVNAGVIIPMIEDLGLDIEILRNPISVGVEDKIMRVTDTRSLEEYGQLLKQLYPQAEKEVDELIRVEKEILEYMKILYGVDNPLFSFNKIKEEGKLLEMMPRYLLWFFKFLKTVKKINELNDPVEEYISRFVKNPSLRDIVIQHFFRGTPSFFALSYFYLYLDYIYPKGGVGTFPQKLAEKITELGGQILTNTAVTKVIPSKNIVIDDKGNSHEYDAMIWATDLKTFYKILDTTALSNSLVSKLEKEKQRVLKARGAESVLTFYLGVDEPVETFAKISTGHFFYTPLRQGLGELNRSKVKYIVKNYENLSKKKILNWLEDFIKFNTYEISIPALRDLSMVPENKTGLIVSMLFDYDVVKKIRDDGWYEEFKQKAEEMIIDNLASTIYPFLKNKILFKFTSTPLTIERIYGTSDGSIVGWSFEDPIPVPSGMFSMKSAIRTPIDNIYKAGKWAYAPAGVPTAIITGKLAADVIK
- a CDS encoding SDR family NAD(P)-dependent oxidoreductase; protein product: MSKEFNGCSVRRYWPQYRWSNIFEMIRNMSSRPKTCKQRFDDKLVVITGATSGIGYETAKKYAASGARLITINRNKEKSEKLCRELAEKYNTDCEYILTDLSKLKDILNVAEKLNSLNSNIDVLIHNAGLYLNKKVLTEDGLEMNFVVHYLAPFIINYLLMEKLKRDNSTRIILVSSEGYRFAAWGICLDDLNWEKRKYSGLKAYGTAKLAQILSMHIFAQIFSSEKLKITINAMHPGFVKTNTGQDNGPVYKFFKKHLLDRLSREPAESAEALYYLGVSKEVSNVSDEFFHYTTIEELAPPAKDMELAQMLWDKTLQIIKEKCGF
- a CDS encoding nuclear transport factor 2 family protein is translated as MSEERKQKLGAQNDSEYAITSLEQLIQLWTKTYNHEGKPDWSHLLPFYDENIHFRDTVQEIHGIEEFKAMVERLTKRSQELHMNILNAVMEGNVIFVEWDMIINFRKTKTSVVHGASRLILNEKGKIIDQRDYYDLWGDIFDNIPGFGKLYRKFMKKVFG
- a CDS encoding SDH family Clp fold serine proteinase, which encodes MFTIIFQIFWMVLIFSSFAPLFRNFSLHSSREAIIRQIEQKRKSRVITLIHRQESLSFFGFGIRKFIDIEDSEEVLRAIKMTPDDMAIDFIIHTPGGLVLAAEQIANALRKHKGKVTVFVPHYAMSGGTLIALAADEIVMDENAVLGPVDPQLGQYPAASILSVLEKKNINDIDDQTLILADIAQKAMKQMKEYVTDLLKEKYPDKAEKLAEDLVSGKWTHDYPITVEKARELGIKVSTDMPKEIYALMSLYKNPTSGKPSVNYVPINYKNE
- a CDS encoding GntR family transcriptional regulator; the protein is MSKSENFESLESIHVTFRKIDKHSGVPAYLQIVNQIKAKIILGELKLGMQLPAVRDLERIFDVNVNTVLKALERLKYERLVESEQGVGYFISGELKIDKEAISELCNVIKKVKESGIDMLTLLTIIEEVWKNV
- a CDS encoding DDE-type integrase/transposase/recombinase: MQNSVVSCPKCGSTNIYKNGHDKYGNQQYFCKDCKRTFRLVHSKKHKLFSFPYPKCPVCGKTMQIHKIKKAFVKFRCRSCHTRDEIPTNLPQFVPLPFDSFKFFRFPIFIVLKAFVLYFKAVSLRSIRDSLNIKVSHVAIYKWILKLSCFFSILVPVDAFKVHGDETVVLFKSKKYYVWFLVEHDSNLIVAWHVSKYRDMGQVKILLEKFFGNNERTIELITDGLGAYGAVKILYKNINHIVVRLGQNNQCESKFSLFQDFVRAKRGFKNIDNLPMYVNSFCVVRNLLKLNNNDIARVICVLLSSITTS
- a CDS encoding aromatic ring-hydroxylating oxygenase subunit alpha encodes the protein MIKNQWYVVMSSREIRKGQLVGVTRFGEKLAFWRDNKGAVHCISDICCHRGASISHGKLLHNGHVAMCPFHGFEYDPTGKVVAIPANGRKTPVPENFKVKSYRVHETADFIWLWYGDDEPKTFPKYFDDISDDLSYSEFSEVWNVHYSRAIENQLDPIHVPFVHYNTIGKGNRTVADGPIVRWIDDTMFYFYVFNRVDDGTPAKRPDELKISDASKVYLEFKFPNIWQNHIDEKLRVTAAFVPIDDEHTKIYLRFYVGFTKVKFLDKLIAILGTPFNKKVLHQDKAVVETQIPKRSELRMSENLINGDLPIIEYRKKREELKKINNV
- the rplA gene encoding 50S ribosomal protein L1; its protein translation is MPKHSKRYNEIRKLVDREKAYSLDEAVELAKKTATAKFDETVEFHVKTNIDYRKSEQNIRSTISLPHGTGKTVRVLVFAKGEKAEEAKQAGADYVGGEELVDKIANEGFFDFDVAIATPDMMKVIGKLGKVLGPRGLMPNPKTGTVTDDVAAAVQEFKKGKVEVRTDKTGNIHIPVGKASFDPEKLKENIKSAYEQILALRPAGVKGNFIKKAVVASTMGPGIKLDLNTLAEGKK
- a CDS encoding ABC transporter ATP-binding protein translates to MEYLNTELDSLKSDSEVMLSVRKISKRFNNKQVLADVSFDVKKGSIFALIGPNGAGKTTTIRCILKAIDADSGIVEFMGEKINAVTKQKIAAVSEDRQVFRNFTAYDYERLYSSVYPQWDGEVFNRLVAKYNFDLSQRVETYSIGMKTLFLVVLAISTNAELLILDEPTQHLDPTVRYEVMRLIKEYASSGKSCIVSSHEMFELEEYATEFAIINAGKVIYTDSIDSAKEKHRVFRAGESIGTGDIIGIVGDEILVRVSGEVTESGRFPKFQEIVVGYLTGKK